One part of the [Synechococcus] sp. NIES-970 genome encodes these proteins:
- a CDS encoding dihydroorotate dehydrogenase, with product MDLTTNYLGLTLRSPLIVGAAAPLTEELDNLKKMEDAGAGAIVLHSLFEEQIRKEKLELHHHFTYGTNAFAEALDYFPENASNVFHVGVETYLEHIQTAKSMVRTPIIASLNGSHEGEWEHTAQLMEQAGADAIELNIYTVPTDIHKGGSEVEYEYIKIVRTVKENLNIPVAVKLSPFFSNMANMAKRLVENGADGLVFFNRFYQPDIDIENLKVTPDLILSSSLDMRLPMRWIAILYGRLDVDFAATSGIQKGTDAIKMLMAGATVTALVATLLRHGIGHIATIEQEMIQWLEEHEYLSLEQLRGSMSQINCPDESEYERAQYMRAIQSYHPDTSIL from the coding sequence ATGGATTTGACAACAAACTATCTGGGTTTAACCTTGCGATCGCCTTTGATTGTTGGTGCTGCTGCTCCCCTCACTGAAGAACTCGATAATCTCAAAAAAATGGAAGATGCTGGAGCCGGGGCGATCGTTCTTCATTCCTTATTTGAAGAACAAATCCGTAAGGAAAAGCTCGAACTACATCACCATTTTACCTACGGCACTAACGCCTTCGCAGAAGCCTTAGATTATTTTCCGGAAAATGCCTCTAACGTCTTCCATGTGGGCGTAGAAACCTATTTAGAGCATATCCAGACCGCCAAATCCATGGTGAGAACTCCGATTATTGCCAGCCTCAATGGTTCCCATGAAGGGGAATGGGAACACACCGCTCAACTGATGGAACAGGCCGGGGCCGATGCAATCGAATTAAATATTTACACCGTTCCCACGGATATACATAAGGGTGGCTCGGAGGTGGAATATGAATACATTAAGATTGTGCGCACCGTCAAAGAAAACCTGAATATTCCCGTGGCAGTAAAATTGAGTCCATTTTTTAGCAATATGGCTAATATGGCCAAGCGCCTTGTAGAAAATGGTGCTGATGGTTTGGTGTTTTTTAATCGTTTCTATCAGCCAGATATCGACATCGAAAATCTCAAAGTCACCCCTGATTTGATCCTCAGCAGTTCCCTTGATATGCGTTTGCCCATGCGCTGGATTGCAATTCTCTATGGACGGCTTGATGTAGACTTTGCTGCCACTAGTGGGATCCAAAAAGGCACCGATGCGATCAAAATGTTAATGGCTGGTGCAACAGTCACAGCTCTAGTTGCCACTTTGTTACGCCATGGGATTGGTCACATTGCAACGATAGAACAGGAGATGATTCAGTGGTTGGAAGAGCATGAGTATCTTTCCCTTGAACAACTACGGGGTAGCATGAGTCAGATCAATTGTCCCGATGAGAGTGAGTACGAACGGGCACAATACATGCGTGCGATCCAATCCTATCACCCAGATACCAGTATTCTTTAG
- a CDS encoding phosphotransferase, putative, which produces MTSAMIADPTMPWLATALDCRAAQIEFKALFPHLQGVTQAHLVRHKPGRRALIAYHLETSTGNIQILGKIRAKGTDRNSYHCQRALWEKAFGDRLGNHFAVPEPLGVVEPWRMWLQRHVPGEPLTALLPTDRGLPLMAKVAALSHKIHCHPVPTTRQHTLADELRILGDRLQIFAQQQPQWQSLVLDFLRHSEQLGKTLEKLSLPTTTIHRDFYADQILVDGDRLWLVDLDLYCLGNPAVDLGNFIAHITEQSLRTYGNPVTLANRERALKIAFCQHHPGDSQPMGEAIDIYTTLTLLRHIAISARIPERRPNIPLLIDLCSDRLGHIP; this is translated from the coding sequence ATGACAAGTGCAATGATCGCCGACCCCACTATGCCCTGGCTGGCCACAGCCCTTGATTGCCGAGCCGCCCAAATAGAGTTTAAAGCCCTTTTTCCCCATCTCCAGGGGGTAACCCAAGCGCACCTAGTGCGGCATAAACCAGGGCGACGGGCTTTGATTGCCTATCACCTCGAAACCAGCACGGGAAATATACAAATCCTTGGGAAAATTCGCGCCAAAGGCACTGACCGCAATAGTTACCATTGCCAACGAGCTCTCTGGGAAAAGGCCTTTGGCGATCGCCTGGGCAATCATTTTGCCGTGCCAGAACCCCTCGGCGTTGTCGAACCTTGGCGGATGTGGCTGCAGCGTCACGTACCTGGAGAGCCTTTAACGGCCCTCCTCCCGACGGATCGGGGTTTACCCTTGATGGCGAAAGTTGCCGCTCTGAGCCACAAAATTCATTGCCATCCCGTACCCACTACGCGCCAACATACCCTTGCCGATGAACTCCGGATCCTTGGCGATCGCCTCCAGATCTTTGCCCAGCAACAACCCCAATGGCAAAGCTTAGTGTTAGATTTCTTACGTCACAGTGAGCAGCTGGGAAAAACCCTCGAAAAACTGTCTTTGCCAACCACGACCATTCACCGGGATTTTTATGCCGATCAAATTCTTGTCGATGGCGATCGTCTCTGGTTAGTCGATCTCGACCTCTACTGCCTGGGCAATCCGGCGGTGGATCTCGGGAATTTTATTGCCCACATCACCGAGCAAAGTCTACGCACCTATGGAAACCCGGTGACCCTGGCGAACCGCGAACGGGCCTTAAAAATCGCCTTTTGTCAGCATCACCCAGGGGACTCTCAGCCCATGGGGGAAGCAATCGATATTTATACAACCCTAACTCTTCTGCGTCACATCGCGATCAGTGCGCGCATCCCAGAGCGTCGCCCCAATATTCCGCTGTTAATTGACCTGTGTAGCGATCGCCTGGGCCACATTCCATGA
- a CDS encoding hypothetical protein (conserved hypothetical protein), with the protein MQSAQEQRKTQRRSPKKSSLKSPRASRPSPQGQKSRYRIALYSHDTMGLGHKRRNLLIAQTLQDSALPVEILVITGTGQGNETLAAAGIDYLNLPALKKQADGSYKSRHLYLPLDKIIAWRSQLILTAIEQFQPDVFIVDNVPRGVERELDLSLAYIQKHPRIRCVLGLRDVLDQPEAVRRDWQRADNETAIRRYYDAVWIYGDPQVYDLRREYHFAPDIIAKMQPLGYFDQRDRLRKKAQPWRKNLHQLALPERFVLGAVGGGQDGAALAIAFAQMPFSAQLPGVLLTGPFMPAPVCKKLQAIAQHNPNLIILPYHPEPTVLMAAAERVITMGGYNTTCEILSFRKQALIIPRITPRQEQWLRANRLKQLGLVDVLHPNQVNTKNLTTWLQGTPSVPPTDFTLNLQATQRLPLALSHVLAAPSFTAQAS; encoded by the coding sequence ATGCAATCAGCCCAGGAACAACGGAAGACTCAACGGCGATCGCCTAAAAAATCATCCCTCAAAAGTCCACGAGCCTCTCGCCCTTCTCCCCAGGGGCAGAAATCTCGGTACCGGATCGCGCTCTATTCCCACGACACCATGGGCCTTGGCCATAAGCGACGAAATTTACTTATTGCCCAAACGCTTCAAGATTCGGCCTTACCTGTCGAAATTCTAGTGATTACAGGAACGGGTCAAGGTAATGAAACCTTAGCCGCTGCCGGCATCGATTATCTCAATTTACCGGCTCTCAAAAAACAGGCAGATGGTTCCTACAAGTCACGCCATCTGTATCTACCATTGGACAAAATTATTGCTTGGCGATCGCAGTTGATTTTGACGGCGATCGAACAGTTTCAGCCCGATGTTTTTATTGTGGACAATGTGCCCCGGGGAGTAGAGCGGGAATTAGACCTCAGCTTGGCCTACATTCAAAAACATCCCCGGATACGCTGCGTGCTGGGTTTACGGGATGTGCTCGACCAACCGGAAGCCGTGCGGCGGGATTGGCAACGGGCGGACAATGAGACGGCCATTCGCCGTTATTATGATGCGGTCTGGATCTACGGAGATCCCCAGGTCTATGATCTGCGCCGAGAGTACCATTTTGCCCCAGATATCATCGCTAAAATGCAGCCCCTGGGCTATTTCGACCAACGCGATCGCCTACGCAAGAAGGCCCAGCCCTGGCGCAAAAATCTCCACCAGTTGGCCTTACCCGAGCGATTTGTATTAGGGGCCGTCGGCGGCGGTCAAGATGGCGCGGCCCTAGCGATCGCCTTCGCCCAAATGCCCTTTAGCGCTCAACTACCAGGGGTGCTGTTAACGGGGCCATTTATGCCGGCACCGGTTTGTAAGAAGCTCCAGGCGATCGCCCAACACAACCCCAACCTCATCATTTTGCCCTACCACCCAGAGCCCACGGTGCTAATGGCCGCCGCTGAACGGGTGATTACCATGGGGGGCTACAACACCACCTGCGAAATTCTGTCCTTCCGCAAACAAGCCCTCATTATTCCCCGCATTACCCCCCGTCAGGAACAATGGCTCCGGGCCAATCGCCTGAAGCAATTGGGACTTGTCGACGTACTTCACCCGAACCAAGTCAATACTAAAAATTTAACCACTTGGCTCCAGGGTACTCCCTCAGTGCCTCCCACAGATTTTACTCTCAATCTCCAGGCCACCCAACGGCTTCCCCTCGCCCTAAGTCATGTATTGGCGGCCCCCAGCTTTACTGCCCAAGCATCCTAG
- a CDS encoding two-component sensor histidine kinase, with product MIWIPIAIGCGTAAVICFVWQQRQQQQVRKMLYSYSEHPGDELLFTPLSSIRRELKSLYEEKKKLQAELDQWYRVVEYAPFGYLRVDMDNQLILCNPKARQLLCLNRWQEGQIRLLLELVRSYELDQLIEATRKSGVAQSREWEFFPSHDAQTLTDGPNQPVHLRGTTVPLSRGDVAVFLENQEPIHILKRSQEKLLADLTHELRTPLTSMRLLAETLEQRLTGRELKWAGQILKEINRLFYLVQDWLELSHLESHPHQVLSYQTFDLVKLITEAWETLMPLAQQKQVTLQYQGPESLKMTADGDRLTQVFLNLFDNGIKYNPAGEAIIVNLMLLGADPERVTVEVIDQGIGFHPDDLPFIFERLYRGDQARTRQGNSGDLRQGSGLGLAIVQEIIAAHGGEITARNHPKYQGGCLTFTLPLQLPSEDLDA from the coding sequence ATGATTTGGATCCCAATAGCCATCGGTTGTGGCACCGCTGCCGTCATCTGTTTCGTTTGGCAACAACGTCAGCAGCAACAGGTGCGAAAAATGCTTTATTCCTACAGCGAGCACCCTGGCGATGAGCTGCTTTTTACACCGCTCTCCTCTATCCGTCGAGAACTCAAGAGCCTCTATGAAGAAAAAAAGAAACTCCAAGCCGAGTTAGACCAGTGGTATCGTGTGGTCGAATATGCCCCCTTTGGCTATCTGCGGGTTGATATGGACAATCAATTGATCCTATGCAACCCAAAGGCACGACAGCTGCTTTGTCTTAACCGCTGGCAAGAGGGGCAAATCCGCCTCCTTCTAGAATTAGTCCGCTCCTACGAACTAGACCAACTCATTGAAGCGACCCGTAAATCGGGGGTGGCCCAAAGTCGGGAATGGGAATTTTTCCCGAGCCATGACGCCCAGACCCTTACCGATGGACCAAACCAACCAGTACACCTGCGGGGAACTACTGTGCCCCTCAGTCGGGGTGATGTGGCGGTTTTTCTCGAAAATCAAGAACCGATCCACATTCTCAAGCGTTCCCAAGAAAAACTGCTGGCAGATCTGACCCATGAACTGCGCACGCCCCTGACCTCTATGCGCCTCTTGGCTGAAACCCTCGAACAGCGTTTGACGGGTCGAGAGCTCAAATGGGCCGGCCAAATCCTTAAGGAAATTAATCGCTTATTTTATCTGGTGCAGGACTGGTTAGAGCTGAGTCATTTGGAGTCTCATCCCCACCAAGTATTGAGTTATCAAACCTTTGATCTCGTGAAATTGATCACCGAAGCTTGGGAAACTCTAATGCCCCTTGCCCAACAAAAACAAGTCACCCTTCAATATCAGGGGCCGGAGTCTCTAAAAATGACCGCCGATGGCGATCGCCTAACCCAGGTTTTTCTGAACCTGTTTGACAATGGCATTAAATACAACCCTGCGGGAGAAGCAATTATTGTGAATCTTATGCTGCTGGGGGCAGACCCAGAGCGAGTAACGGTGGAGGTGATTGACCAGGGGATTGGCTTTCATCCCGATGATTTACCGTTCATTTTTGAGCGGTTGTACCGGGGTGACCAGGCCAGGACGAGACAGGGAAATAGCGGTGATTTGCGCCAGGGAAGTGGCTTGGGACTGGCAATTGTCCAAGAAATCATTGCGGCCCACGGGGGAGAGATCACAGCCCGTAACCACCCGAAATACCAAGGTGGCTGCTTGACTTTTACCTTGCCCCTCCAGCTCCCTAGCGAGGATCTTGATGCTTAA
- a CDS encoding hypothetical protein (conserved hypothetical protein), with amino-acid sequence MGSHHNPLRFVYLGLGLTLTLGLNGFKPSLALAQTIQCKGNLGAIAIGNLEVPSGATCTLRQTVVKGNITVQPMGTLITHGAVIEGNIRASQALGLTLNNTRVQGTIERPSQSRSPN; translated from the coding sequence ATGGGTTCTCATCACAATCCGCTACGCTTCGTCTACCTCGGCTTGGGGCTGACCCTAACCCTTGGGTTAAATGGGTTTAAGCCGAGTCTAGCCCTGGCGCAGACTATTCAATGTAAGGGGAACCTCGGGGCGATCGCCATCGGTAACCTCGAAGTCCCCTCCGGGGCGACCTGCACCCTACGTCAAACCGTTGTCAAAGGAAACATCACCGTCCAACCCATGGGAACCTTAATCACCCATGGTGCAGTCATTGAAGGAAATATCCGGGCGTCCCAGGCCCTAGGCTTGACCCTCAATAACACTCGAGTCCAAGGAACAATCGAGCGCCCATCCCAATCGCGATCACCCAATTAG
- the nifJ gene encoding pyruvate:ferredoxin (flavodoxin) oxidoreductase, whose translation MMITTIATLDANEAVAKVAYKLNEVIAIYPITPASPMGEWADAWAAQGYKNLWGTVPSIIEMQSEGGAAGAVHGALQTGSLTTTFTASQGLMLMLPNLYKIAGELTCAVIHVAARSLAAQGLSIFGDHADVMAARSTGFALLCSASVQEAQDLALIAHAATLKSRIPFLHFFDGFRTSHEIQKIELLDDGVLRELIDDEAIFAHRARALTPDRPVMRGTAQNPDVYFQARESVNPFYNDCPAIVQEMMDRFGALTGRAYKLFEYHGASDATRVLMLMGSGCETVHETVDYLNAQGEKVGVVKVRLYRPLDVSALVAALPKTVEKIAVLDRTKEPGAGGEPLYLDVVSALMEAWEGTMPKVVGGRYGLSSKEFNPAMVKGIFDELKQAKPKNHFTIGIDDDVTHTSLAYDPEFSTEPDTVVRAMFYGLGADGTVGANKNSIKIIGEETDNYAQGYFVYDSKKSGAVTVSHLRFGPNLIRSTYLISQANFIGCHQWNFLEKFDVLKDAKNGATFLLNSPYVADQVWHELPIEVQDQIVRKNLKLYVINANKVARESGMAGRINTVMQTCFFALSGVLPKDEAHSPEARSTWWIAKIKEAITKSYSKKGADIVTMNMQAVDNTLANLFEVKIGEVNSPIRKPPAVSPDAPDFMKNVQIPMLIKEGDRLPVSVLPCDGTYPTGTSKWEKRNVAESIPVWDPDVCIQCGKCVMVCPHATIRAKVYEPNLLENAPKTFKAIDAKDKSFAGQKFTIQVAPEDCTGCGICVDVCPAKNKAQPSLKAINMAEQLPLREQERTNWDYFLSLPLPERRELKLNQIREQQLQEPLFEFSGACAGCGETPYIKLISQLFGDRTVIANATGCSSIYGGNLPTTPYTTNAEGRGIAWSNSLFEDNAEFGLGFRLSIDKQAQFATELLQRFSVDLGDNLVGEIINARQADEADIWEQRQRVRELKNKLASLYSPDAKQLETLADYLVKKSVWIVGGDGWAYDIGFGGLDHVIAGGKNVNILVMDTEVYSNTGGQSSKATPRAAVAKFAAGGKPASKKDLGLIAMTYGNVYVASVAMGARDEHTLRAFLEAEAYDGPSLIIAYSHCIAHGINMTTAMTHQKELVESGRWLLYRYNPDLRAEGKNPLQLDSRSPKGSVENSMYKENRFKMLTMTKPKEAKALLKQAQEDVDTRWQMYEYLAKRTEE comes from the coding sequence ATGATGATTACCACGATCGCGACCCTAGATGCTAACGAAGCTGTGGCAAAAGTCGCCTACAAGCTCAATGAAGTCATCGCCATCTACCCCATTACTCCCGCTTCACCGATGGGCGAATGGGCGGACGCATGGGCAGCCCAAGGGTATAAAAATCTCTGGGGAACTGTGCCAAGTATTATCGAAATGCAGAGCGAAGGCGGTGCGGCGGGGGCTGTCCATGGGGCATTGCAAACGGGTTCCCTCACCACGACCTTTACTGCTTCCCAAGGGTTGATGTTGATGCTCCCGAACCTCTACAAAATTGCGGGGGAATTAACCTGTGCGGTAATCCATGTGGCGGCGCGATCGCTGGCGGCGCAGGGATTATCGATTTTTGGGGATCATGCTGATGTGATGGCGGCACGTTCCACAGGATTTGCGCTCCTCTGTTCCGCTTCGGTACAGGAGGCACAGGATTTAGCGTTAATTGCCCATGCCGCAACCCTGAAAAGTCGGATTCCTTTCCTTCACTTTTTTGATGGGTTCCGCACCTCCCACGAGATTCAAAAAATTGAATTACTGGACGATGGGGTCTTACGGGAATTAATCGATGATGAGGCGATTTTTGCCCACCGTGCCAGAGCGTTAACACCCGATCGCCCAGTGATGCGGGGTACGGCTCAAAACCCTGATGTGTATTTCCAAGCGCGGGAATCGGTGAATCCGTTTTATAACGATTGTCCGGCGATCGTACAGGAGATGATGGATCGCTTTGGAGCCTTAACGGGACGGGCTTACAAACTATTTGAATACCACGGCGCATCCGATGCAACTCGTGTATTGATGTTGATGGGTTCCGGTTGTGAAACAGTCCATGAAACGGTGGATTATCTTAATGCCCAAGGGGAAAAAGTTGGGGTGGTTAAAGTTCGTTTATATCGCCCCCTTGATGTCTCTGCTTTAGTGGCGGCTTTACCTAAAACCGTTGAAAAAATTGCCGTTTTAGATCGCACCAAAGAACCAGGGGCTGGGGGCGAACCGCTGTATTTAGATGTCGTTTCTGCTTTGATGGAAGCTTGGGAAGGCACAATGCCTAAAGTTGTCGGTGGACGCTATGGCTTGTCTTCTAAAGAGTTTAATCCGGCGATGGTTAAGGGGATTTTTGATGAATTAAAGCAAGCAAAACCAAAGAATCATTTTACCATTGGGATCGATGATGATGTCACCCATACTTCCCTTGCATATGATCCAGAATTTTCTACCGAGCCGGATACTGTGGTGCGGGCGATGTTCTATGGTTTGGGTGCGGATGGCACAGTGGGCGCGAATAAAAATTCCATCAAAATTATTGGGGAAGAAACGGATAATTATGCCCAAGGTTATTTTGTTTATGACTCGAAAAAATCAGGGGCTGTGACAGTTTCTCATCTGCGATTTGGTCCAAATTTAATTCGTTCCACCTATCTGATTAGTCAAGCCAATTTTATTGGTTGCCATCAATGGAATTTCCTCGAAAAATTTGATGTCCTCAAGGATGCAAAAAATGGGGCAACGTTCCTCTTAAATAGTCCCTACGTAGCGGATCAAGTGTGGCATGAACTACCCATTGAAGTCCAAGATCAAATTGTTCGGAAAAATCTCAAACTCTATGTGATTAATGCCAATAAAGTTGCCCGTGAAAGTGGCATGGCTGGGCGCATTAATACGGTGATGCAAACCTGTTTCTTTGCCCTATCTGGAGTGTTACCTAAAGATGAGGCGCACTCGCCAGAGGCGAGATCCACATGGTGGATCGCCAAAATTAAGGAAGCGATCACGAAGAGTTACAGCAAGAAAGGGGCAGATATTGTCACCATGAACATGCAGGCGGTGGATAATACCCTTGCGAACCTGTTTGAAGTCAAAATTGGTGAGGTCAATAGCCCCATTCGGAAGCCTCCTGCCGTGTCCCCTGATGCACCGGATTTCATGAAAAATGTGCAAATTCCGATGCTGATCAAAGAGGGCGATCGCCTACCTGTGAGTGTGTTGCCCTGTGACGGAACCTATCCGACAGGTACTTCTAAATGGGAAAAACGCAACGTGGCGGAGTCGATTCCGGTGTGGGATCCCGACGTTTGTATTCAGTGCGGTAAATGCGTGATGGTTTGTCCCCATGCCACAATTCGCGCCAAAGTTTACGAGCCAAATCTGTTAGAAAATGCGCCCAAAACATTCAAAGCAATTGATGCGAAGGATAAGAGTTTTGCGGGTCAAAAATTCACGATTCAAGTCGCACCCGAAGACTGTACTGGCTGCGGCATTTGTGTTGATGTTTGCCCTGCGAAAAATAAGGCACAACCGTCCCTCAAAGCAATTAATATGGCGGAACAATTACCACTGCGGGAACAGGAACGAACGAATTGGGACTATTTCCTCAGTTTGCCGCTGCCCGAACGCCGTGAATTGAAACTCAACCAAATCCGTGAACAACAACTCCAAGAGCCGCTCTTTGAATTCTCTGGAGCCTGCGCAGGTTGTGGGGAAACGCCATACATCAAACTGATCTCCCAATTATTTGGCGATCGCACAGTGATTGCCAATGCGACGGGTTGTTCCTCTATTTATGGCGGCAATTTACCCACAACACCCTACACCACCAATGCAGAAGGAAGAGGCATTGCATGGTCGAATTCTCTCTTTGAAGATAACGCCGAATTCGGTTTAGGATTCCGTCTTTCCATCGATAAACAAGCCCAATTTGCGACGGAATTACTCCAACGTTTCAGCGTCGATCTTGGTGATAATTTGGTCGGTGAAATTATTAACGCTCGCCAGGCTGATGAAGCCGATATTTGGGAACAACGACAACGGGTACGGGAACTGAAAAATAAACTGGCAAGCCTCTATTCTCCCGATGCAAAACAGTTAGAAACCCTCGCCGATTATCTTGTGAAAAAATCCGTTTGGATCGTCGGAGGAGACGGTTGGGCGTATGACATTGGGTTCGGCGGTTTGGATCACGTCATCGCAGGGGGCAAAAACGTCAATATCTTGGTCATGGACACCGAAGTCTATTCCAACACAGGCGGACAATCCTCCAAAGCCACACCCCGCGCCGCCGTCGCCAAATTCGCAGCAGGGGGCAAACCCGCCTCGAAGAAAGATCTCGGTTTAATCGCCATGACCTACGGCAACGTGTACGTAGCATCCGTGGCAATGGGAGCCAGAGACGAACATACATTACGCGCTTTCCTCGAAGCCGAAGCCTACGATGGACCTTCCTTGATCATCGCCTACAGCCACTGCATCGCCCACGGCATCAACATGACCACCGCCATGACGCACCAAAAAGAATTGGTGGAAAGCGGTCGTTGGTTGCTCTATCGGTACAATCCCGACCTCAGAGCCGAGGGTAAAAATCCCCTGCAACTGGATAGCCGATCGCCAAAAGGTAGCGTTGAAAACTCGATGTACAAAGAAAATCGCTTCAAGATGTTAACCATGACGAAACCTAAAGAGGCGAAGGCACTACTCAAACAAGCCCAAGAAGATGTCGATACCCGTTGGCAGATGTACGAATATTTGGCAAAACGTACTGAAGAATAA
- a CDS encoding glycosyltransferase, whose translation MKIIYVCADPGIPVFGCKGASIHVQETIRAFRSQGATVTLIAARLGGAPPADLTDLVVHQLPAVPKGDLATREKRLLALNADLQDLLFALAPYDFIYERYSLWSMGGMATAQQLGIPGILEVNAPLIEEQATHRDLIHTDLAQQVATQAFQGATALIAVSAGVKAYLAQWAQSDRLFVMPNGVNPKRFPQNLRRQTTTDQFTIGFVGSLKPWHGLDILIDGLMQLHQNVPEARLLIVGDGPQRAVLEEAIARRHLTSQVQWTGAVDPEAVSYWLGQMDVAVAPYPASETFYFSPLKVMEYMAAGLPVVASAIGQLTDIIDHGVTGILCPPGEPQALAQALEQLWRSPEQRYKLGQAARTFVLERHTWEHIAEDILAIAQGAAKLTLLP comes from the coding sequence ATGAAAATCATCTATGTTTGCGCAGATCCAGGTATTCCTGTTTTTGGTTGCAAAGGGGCATCGATCCACGTACAGGAGACGATCCGGGCCTTCCGTAGCCAGGGAGCAACGGTCACCCTGATCGCCGCTCGCCTTGGGGGTGCCCCCCCAGCCGACCTCACGGACCTGGTGGTGCACCAACTGCCCGCAGTACCCAAGGGCGATCTGGCCACCCGAGAAAAAAGGCTCCTGGCCCTCAACGCTGATCTACAGGATCTTCTATTCGCCTTGGCTCCCTATGATTTTATCTATGAGCGCTATTCTCTCTGGTCTATGGGGGGGATGGCCACAGCCCAGCAGCTAGGTATTCCGGGCATTTTAGAGGTCAATGCTCCGCTCATCGAAGAACAGGCTACCCACCGGGATTTGATTCATACCGATTTGGCACAACAGGTGGCCACTCAAGCATTTCAAGGAGCGACGGCTTTAATCGCGGTATCGGCGGGGGTAAAAGCGTATTTAGCCCAGTGGGCGCAGAGCGATCGCCTATTTGTAATGCCCAATGGAGTTAACCCCAAACGCTTCCCCCAGAATTTACGACGGCAGACCACCACAGATCAATTTACCATCGGTTTCGTCGGTTCTCTCAAGCCCTGGCATGGTCTTGATATTTTGATCGATGGCTTGATGCAGCTCCACCAAAACGTACCGGAAGCACGGCTGTTGATCGTGGGCGATGGTCCCCAAAGGGCCGTCCTCGAAGAGGCGATCGCCCGACGACATTTAACCTCCCAGGTGCAATGGACAGGGGCCGTTGATCCAGAAGCCGTGTCTTATTGGCTTGGGCAAATGGATGTGGCTGTGGCCCCCTATCCTGCCAGCGAAACCTTTTATTTTTCTCCCCTCAAGGTCATGGAATACATGGCTGCGGGGTTGCCAGTGGTTGCCAGCGCCATTGGGCAACTGACGGACATTATTGACCATGGCGTGACTGGCATTTTGTGTCCACCGGGGGAGCCCCAGGCCTTAGCCCAAGCCCTAGAACAACTATGGCGATCGCCTGAGCAGCGTTACAAATTAGGCCAGGCGGCTCGCACCTTTGTGCTCGAGCGGCACACCTGGGAGCACATCGCCGAAGATATTTTGGCGATCGCCCAAGGTGCAGCCAAACTCACATTGTTGCCATGA
- a CDS encoding hypothetical protein (conserved hypothetical protein) has protein sequence MNPDFFPNPVLLIHGFLDRQRVFNPLRQYLENRGRTVHAIDLKPNDGRQPLPYLAQQVQDYVHDTFAPEQRLDLVGFSMGGIVTRYYLQRLGGNVRVERYVSVSAPNQGTISAYSLPLPGIRQMRPNSELLQDLNQDVAIALGHIKVTCLWTPFDLMILPADSTKLPIGAEIQLPIPFHPWMLSDKRALRAIAHALKK, from the coding sequence ATGAACCCTGATTTTTTCCCTAATCCAGTGCTGCTGATCCACGGCTTTTTAGACCGACAACGGGTTTTTAATCCCCTGAGGCAATATTTAGAAAACCGGGGCCGCACAGTGCATGCGATCGACTTGAAACCGAATGATGGCCGACAACCGTTGCCCTACTTGGCCCAGCAGGTACAAGATTATGTTCATGACACCTTTGCACCGGAACAAAGATTAGATTTAGTCGGTTTTAGTATGGGGGGTATCGTCACCCGCTACTATCTGCAACGCCTAGGGGGCAATGTACGGGTAGAGCGTTATGTGAGTGTTTCAGCCCCTAATCAAGGGACGATTTCGGCCTACAGCCTCCCCCTACCAGGCATTCGTCAGATGCGCCCTAATAGCGAATTACTCCAGGATCTGAATCAGGATGTGGCGATCGCCTTAGGGCACATAAAAGTAACCTGTCTTTGGACGCCCTTTGACCTGATGATTCTCCCGGCGGACAGCACAAAGCTTCCCATCGGCGCAGAAATTCAGTTACCGATTCCCTTCCATCCTTGGATGTTGTCTGATAAACGCGCTCTCCGGGCGATCGCCCATGCTCTGAAAAAATAA